The following are from one region of the Streptomyces changanensis genome:
- a CDS encoding Lrp/AsnC family transcriptional regulator, translating to MAIDHLDGRLIALLAREPRIGVLEASRRLGVARGTVQARLDRLQANGVIRGFGPEVDPAALGYPVTAFATLEIKQGQGADVREHLAGVPEVLELHTTTGHGDMLCRLVARSNADLQRVIDRVVGFEGIMRASTAIVMENPVPLRLIPLVEQAATDEDPAPPRRA from the coding sequence GTGGCGATCGATCATCTGGACGGCAGGCTCATCGCCCTGCTGGCGCGCGAACCCCGCATCGGGGTGCTGGAGGCCTCCCGGCGGCTCGGGGTGGCGCGCGGCACGGTGCAGGCGCGCCTGGACCGGCTCCAGGCGAACGGCGTGATCCGGGGCTTCGGCCCGGAGGTGGACCCGGCCGCGCTGGGCTACCCGGTGACGGCGTTCGCGACGCTGGAGATCAAGCAGGGGCAGGGCGCGGACGTGCGCGAGCACCTGGCGGGCGTGCCGGAGGTGCTGGAGCTGCACACGACGACGGGCCACGGCGACATGCTGTGCCGGCTGGTGGCGCGGTCGAACGCCGACCTCCAGCGGGTGATCGACCGCGTGGTGGGCTTCGAGGGGATCATGCGCGCGTCGACGGCGATCGTGATGGAGAACCCGGTACCGCTGCGGCTCATCCCGCTGGTGGAGCAGGCGGCCACGGACGAGGACCCGGCCCCGCCGCGCCGCGCGTGA
- a CDS encoding S16 family serine protease, with protein sequence MLSRLTRPRVLALCALPILALFAVAAFAPLPFTIAYPGSTADVLGVDKGRPVITISGAPVRRTTGQLRMVTIVATAPRSDIGYQDVVRAWFRTDQAVLPHDSVYPAGKSDAEIEKRNLGQMRQSQDDAVAAALDHLGRSGDDIDVRLHLADIGGPSAGLLFSLGVIDKLAGDGDGGDLTGGRIVAGTGTISPDGKVGAVGGVSLKTQAAARDGATVFLVPRAECEDAEATRPEKLRLVPVTTLKDAVASLEALADGGRVPSC encoded by the coding sequence GTGCTCTCCCGTCTCACGCGCCCCCGCGTCCTCGCCCTGTGCGCCCTGCCGATCCTCGCGCTCTTCGCGGTGGCCGCGTTCGCGCCGTTGCCGTTCACGATCGCGTACCCGGGATCGACGGCGGACGTGCTCGGCGTCGACAAGGGCCGACCGGTGATCACCATCTCCGGCGCCCCCGTCCGCCGGACGACGGGTCAACTGCGGATGGTCACCATCGTGGCGACCGCGCCCCGCAGCGACATCGGCTACCAGGACGTCGTCCGCGCCTGGTTCCGCACCGACCAGGCCGTGCTGCCGCACGACTCGGTCTACCCGGCCGGCAAGTCCGACGCCGAGATCGAGAAGCGCAACCTTGGGCAGATGCGGCAGTCGCAGGACGACGCCGTCGCCGCCGCCCTCGACCACCTCGGCAGGAGCGGAGACGACATCGACGTCCGGCTCCACCTCGCCGACATCGGCGGCCCCAGCGCCGGTCTGCTCTTCTCCCTCGGCGTCATCGACAAGCTGGCCGGCGACGGCGACGGCGGCGACCTCACGGGCGGGCGGATCGTCGCCGGCACGGGGACCATCTCGCCGGACGGGAAGGTCGGCGCGGTCGGCGGGGTCTCCCTCAAGACGCAGGCCGCCGCGCGCGACGGGGCGACGGTGTTCCTGGTGCCCCGCGCGGAGTGCGAGGACGCCGAGGCCACGCGCCCGGAGAAGCTGCGGCTGGTCCCCGTGACGACCCTCAAGGACGCGGTGGCCTCCCTGGAGGCCCTGGCGGACGGCGGCCGGGTCCCCAGCTGCTGA
- a CDS encoding IclR family transcriptional regulator produces the protein MTAETSQTLDRGLRVLKLLADTDHGLTVTELSHRLGVNRTVVYRLLATLEQHALVRRDLGGRARVGLGVLRLSRQVHPLVREAALPALRSLAEDIGATAHLTLVDGAEALAVAVVEPTWTDYHVAYRAGFRHPLDRGAAGRAILGARRAGGPGEPGYTLTHGELEAGASGAAAPLLGVTGVEGSVGVVMLTDAVPERVGPRVVDAAREVADALR, from the coding sequence GTGACCGCGGAAACCTCCCAGACGCTCGACCGGGGACTGCGCGTCCTCAAGCTGCTCGCCGACACCGACCACGGGCTGACCGTCACCGAGCTGTCCCACCGGCTCGGCGTCAACCGCACGGTCGTCTACCGTCTGCTCGCCACGCTGGAGCAGCACGCCCTCGTCCGCCGCGACCTGGGCGGCCGGGCCCGCGTGGGGCTCGGCGTGCTGCGGCTCAGCCGCCAGGTGCACCCCCTCGTACGCGAGGCGGCGCTGCCGGCGCTGCGCTCGCTCGCCGAGGACATCGGGGCCACCGCCCATCTCACCCTGGTCGACGGGGCGGAGGCGCTGGCCGTCGCCGTCGTCGAGCCGACCTGGACCGACTACCACGTGGCCTACCGGGCCGGCTTCCGCCACCCGCTCGACCGGGGCGCCGCGGGCCGGGCCATCCTCGGCGCCCGCCGGGCGGGCGGCCCCGGAGAACCGGGCTACACGCTCACCCACGGCGAGCTGGAGGCGGGTGCGAGCGGGGCCGCCGCGCCGCTGCTGGGCGTGACGGGTGTCGAGGGCAGCGTCGGGGTGGTGATGCTCACCGACGCCGTACCGGAGCGGGTCGGCCCGCGCGTCGTCGACGCCGCCCGCGAGGTCGCCGACGCCCTGCGCTGA
- a CDS encoding FAD-binding oxidoreductase: protein MDDLLQRLRAGLPAEALITDPDVTPSYSRDMAGFCAAGTPAVVVLPRTVEQVRHVMRTATALRVPVVPQGARTGLSGAANATDGCIVLSLVRMDRILEIDPVDRIAVVEPGVVNAVLSRAVAAHGLSYPPDPSSWETCTIGGNIGTASGGLCCVKYGVTAEYVLGLDVVLADGRLLSTGRRTAKGVAGYDLTRLFVGSEGSLGVVVRAVLALRPKPPEQLVLAAEFASAADACAAVCAIMENGHTPSLLELMDRTTVRAVNRLGRMGLPDTTAALLLAAFDTPDPAADLAAVAKLCTGAGATQVVPAEDAAESELLMNARRMSLPALETVASATMIDDVCVPRSRLAEMLDGTAAIAEEYGLTIGVCAHAGDGNTHPVVCFDHTDADESRRARASFDAIMALGLELGGTITGEHGVGVLKKEWLARELGPVGLELQRGIKRTFDPLGILNPGKLF, encoded by the coding sequence ATGGACGATCTGCTGCAGCGGCTGCGCGCCGGTCTCCCCGCCGAGGCCCTGATCACCGACCCGGACGTCACCCCCTCCTACTCCCGCGACATGGCGGGCTTCTGCGCCGCCGGCACCCCGGCCGTCGTGGTCCTGCCCCGTACCGTCGAACAGGTCCGGCACGTGATGCGCACCGCCACCGCGCTGCGCGTCCCCGTGGTGCCCCAGGGCGCCCGCACCGGCCTGTCGGGCGCCGCCAACGCCACGGACGGGTGCATCGTGCTGTCCCTCGTCCGGATGGACCGCATCCTGGAGATCGACCCGGTCGACCGGATCGCCGTCGTCGAGCCGGGCGTCGTCAACGCCGTCCTCTCCCGCGCCGTCGCCGCGCACGGCCTGTCCTACCCGCCGGACCCGTCCAGCTGGGAGACGTGCACCATCGGCGGCAACATCGGCACCGCCTCCGGCGGGCTGTGCTGCGTCAAGTACGGCGTCACCGCCGAGTACGTCCTCGGCCTGGACGTCGTCCTCGCCGACGGGCGGCTGCTGTCCACCGGCCGCCGGACCGCCAAGGGCGTCGCCGGATACGACCTCACGCGGCTGTTCGTCGGCTCCGAGGGCAGCCTCGGCGTCGTCGTCCGGGCCGTGCTCGCGCTCCGGCCGAAGCCGCCGGAGCAGCTCGTCCTCGCCGCCGAGTTCGCCTCCGCCGCCGACGCGTGCGCCGCCGTCTGCGCCATCATGGAGAACGGCCATACCCCCTCCCTGTTGGAGCTGATGGACCGCACCACGGTCCGGGCCGTCAACCGCCTGGGCCGCATGGGGTTGCCCGACACCACGGCCGCGCTGCTCCTGGCCGCCTTCGACACCCCGGACCCGGCCGCCGACCTGGCCGCCGTCGCGAAGCTGTGCACCGGGGCGGGCGCCACGCAGGTCGTCCCGGCCGAGGACGCCGCCGAGTCCGAACTGCTCATGAACGCGCGGCGGATGTCCCTGCCCGCCCTGGAGACCGTCGCCAGCGCCACGATGATCGACGACGTGTGCGTACCGCGCTCGCGGCTCGCCGAGATGCTCGACGGGACGGCCGCCATCGCCGAGGAGTACGGCCTGACGATCGGCGTGTGCGCCCACGCCGGCGACGGCAACACCCATCCCGTGGTGTGCTTCGACCACACCGACGCGGACGAGTCCCGGCGCGCCCGTGCGTCCTTCGACGCCATCATGGCCCTCGGTCTGGAGCTCGGCGGCACCATCACCGGGGAACACGGGGTCGGCGTCCTCAAGAAGGAGTGGCTCGCCCGCGAACTCGGTCCCGTCGGACTGGAGCTCCAGCGCGGCATCAAGCGGACCTTCGACCCGCTCGGCATCCTCAACCCGGGCAAACTCTTCTGA
- a CDS encoding tetratricopeptide repeat protein: MKTERVSQVVLLAGASAVLAGAVALFLADGMTGLRGGGGVPPAPGPAARAAVAVRAGAPASLPELTALIGEREAWLRGHPGDDASWAVLGAAYAERGARTGDPAAYPKAERALRRSLDAHPVAEGNVDAALGMGALAHARGDFAAARRWAEEARQRAPRRWRVQAVLVDAYRGLGDQTAAQQALARLREMHTGTAALTRAAEVYRDRGWREDAAAVAYDAVGRAGTPTERAACLRRLGDLAWERGEPEEALRQYAAALELAPRDAPALAGRARTLAALDRTDEAVRDYRAALDLRPVPEYALEAGELYAALGREAEARAGYELLHARAAEAFAHGVDQSLVLARYEADHGRPLTAVAWLRAEWRRGHRSAEVADALGWALLRAGRAREALPYARLATEQGLRSALFAYHRGEVERALGMTGEARRHLAEALRTNPRFSPLYAPEARRALEALGEPSGPPPRR, encoded by the coding sequence ATGAAGACGGAACGGGTCTCTCAGGTGGTGCTGCTCGCCGGTGCGAGCGCGGTGCTGGCGGGCGCGGTGGCGCTGTTCCTGGCCGACGGGATGACGGGGTTGCGCGGCGGTGGCGGGGTGCCGCCCGCCCCGGGGCCGGCGGCGCGGGCGGCGGTGGCCGTGCGGGCGGGCGCGCCGGCGTCCCTGCCGGAGCTGACCGCGCTGATCGGGGAACGGGAGGCGTGGCTGCGCGGCCATCCGGGTGACGACGCGTCGTGGGCGGTGCTGGGCGCCGCGTACGCGGAGCGGGGCGCGCGGACCGGGGACCCGGCGGCGTACCCGAAGGCCGAGCGGGCGCTGCGGCGCTCCCTGGACGCGCACCCGGTGGCCGAGGGCAACGTCGACGCGGCGCTCGGCATGGGGGCGTTGGCCCACGCGCGCGGCGACTTCGCGGCGGCGCGGCGGTGGGCGGAGGAGGCGCGCCAGCGGGCGCCGCGCCGGTGGCGGGTCCAGGCGGTGCTGGTCGACGCGTACCGGGGGCTCGGCGACCAGACGGCCGCCCAGCAGGCGCTGGCCCGGCTGCGGGAGATGCACACGGGTACGGCGGCGCTGACCCGGGCGGCGGAGGTGTACCGGGACCGGGGCTGGCGGGAGGACGCCGCGGCGGTGGCGTACGACGCGGTGGGGCGGGCGGGGACGCCCACCGAGAGGGCGGCGTGCCTGCGGCGGCTGGGGGACCTCGCGTGGGAGCGGGGGGAGCCGGAGGAGGCCCTCCGCCAGTACGCGGCGGCACTGGAGCTGGCCCCGCGGGACGCGCCCGCGCTGGCGGGCCGGGCCCGGACGCTCGCGGCGCTGGACCGCACCGACGAGGCCGTACGGGACTACCGGGCGGCGCTGGACCTGCGGCCGGTGCCGGAGTACGCGCTGGAGGCGGGCGAGCTGTACGCGGCGCTGGGCCGGGAGGCGGAGGCGCGGGCCGGGTACGAACTGCTGCACGCGCGGGCCGCGGAGGCGTTCGCGCACGGCGTGGACCAGTCGCTGGTGCTGGCCCGGTACGAGGCGGACCACGGCCGGCCGCTCACCGCGGTGGCGTGGCTGCGCGCGGAGTGGCGGCGCGGGCACCGGTCCGCGGAGGTGGCGGACGCCCTGGGGTGGGCGCTGCTGCGGGCGGGCCGGGCCCGGGAAGCGCTGCCGTACGCGCGGCTCGCCACCGAACAGGGGCTGCGCAGCGCGCTGTTCGCGTACCACCGGGGGGAGGTGGAGCGGGCGCTCGGCATGACCGGCGAGGCCCGCCGCCATCTGGCGGAGGCGCTGCGGACCAACCCGCGCTTCTCTCCGCTGTACGCCCCGGAGGCACGGCGGGCGCTGGAGGCGCTGGGCGAGCCGTCGGGACCACCACCGCGCCGGTGA
- the hppD gene encoding 4-hydroxyphenylpyruvate dioxygenase — protein sequence MTEILHETPGTARQADPFPVKGMDAVVFAVGNAKQAAHYYSTAFGMKLVAYSGPENGSRETASYVLTNGAARFVLTSVIKPTTDRGRFLADHVAEHGDGVVDLAIEVPDARAAYAYAVEQGATGVTEPYELTDEHGTVVLAAIATYGKTRHTLVDRSRYSGPYLPGFVAARPLVEPPAKRTFQAIDHCVGNVELGRMNEWVAFYNKVMGFTNMKEFVGDDIATEYSALMSKVVADGTLKVKFPINEPAIAKKKSQIDEYLEFYGGAGVQHIALATNDIVATVRTMRAAGVQFLDTPDSYYDTLGEWVGDTRVPVETLRELKILADRDEDGYLLQIFTKPVQDRPTVFFELIERHGSMGFGKGNFKALFEAIEREQAKRGNL from the coding sequence ATGACTGAGATCCTGCATGAGACCCCCGGCACCGCACGGCAGGCGGACCCCTTCCCGGTGAAGGGCATGGACGCGGTCGTGTTCGCCGTCGGCAACGCCAAGCAGGCCGCGCACTACTACTCCACGGCCTTCGGCATGAAGCTCGTCGCCTACTCCGGACCGGAGAACGGCAGCCGTGAGACGGCCAGTTACGTGCTGACGAACGGCGCGGCCCGCTTCGTGCTGACCTCCGTCATCAAGCCCACCACCGACCGGGGCCGGTTCCTCGCGGACCACGTCGCCGAGCACGGTGACGGCGTCGTCGACCTCGCCATCGAGGTCCCCGACGCCCGCGCGGCCTACGCCTACGCGGTGGAGCAGGGCGCCACCGGCGTCACCGAGCCGTACGAGCTGACGGACGAGCACGGCACCGTCGTCCTCGCCGCCATCGCGACCTACGGCAAGACCCGCCACACGCTCGTCGACCGCTCCCGCTACAGCGGCCCGTACCTGCCCGGGTTCGTCGCCGCACGGCCGCTGGTCGAGCCGCCGGCCAAGCGCACCTTCCAGGCGATCGACCACTGCGTCGGCAACGTCGAGCTCGGCCGGATGAACGAGTGGGTCGCCTTCTACAACAAGGTCATGGGCTTCACCAACATGAAGGAGTTCGTGGGCGACGACATCGCCACCGAGTACTCCGCCCTCATGTCGAAGGTGGTCGCCGACGGCACGCTGAAGGTGAAGTTCCCGATCAACGAGCCGGCCATCGCGAAGAAGAAGTCGCAGATCGACGAGTACCTGGAGTTCTACGGCGGTGCCGGCGTCCAGCACATCGCGCTCGCCACGAACGACATCGTCGCCACCGTGCGCACCATGCGCGCCGCGGGCGTGCAGTTCCTCGACACCCCGGACTCGTACTACGACACCCTCGGCGAGTGGGTGGGCGACACCCGCGTGCCGGTGGAGACCCTGCGCGAGCTGAAGATCCTCGCCGACCGCGACGAGGACGGCTACCTCCTGCAGATCTTCACCAAGCCCGTCCAGGACCGCCCGACGGTCTTCTTCGAACTCATCGAACGGCACGGTTCGATGGGCTTCGGGAAGGGCAACTTCAAGGCCCTGTTCGAGGCGATCGAGCGCGAGCAGGCGAAGCGCGGCAACCTCTGA